TTCCTGGACCTCGAGGACGCCGTCGCTCCGCCCGCCAAGGCCGCGGCGCGCGCCAACATCATCGCCGCGCTGAACTCACCGGGCTGGGGTGATCAGATCAAGGTGGTGCGGGTCAACGACTGGACCACCCAGTGGACCTACTCCGACGTGATCTCGGTGGTCGAAGGAGCGGGCCGCGATCTGGACGCGATCCTGTTGCCGAAGGTGCTCGACGCCGGGCAGGTACGCGCCCTCGATCTGCTGCTGACCCAATTGGAGAAGGCCAACGGTCTCGAAGTGGGGCGCATCGGCATCGAACCGCAGCTGGAGAACGCGCTGGGCCTGCGCAACATCGATGAGATCGCCACCGCGAGCCCGCGGGTGCGGACCCTGGTCTTCGGCCCGGCCGATTTCATGGCCAGTATCAATATGCGCACCCTGGTGGTCGGCGAACAGCCCGAGGGTTACGAGCCCGGCGACGCCTATCACCACATCCTGATGACCATTCTGCTGACCGCCCGCGCTCACGGACTGCAGGCGATCGACGGTCCGTACCTGCAGATTCGCGATCTGGACGGTTTCCGCCGGGCGGCATCGCGCACGGCCGCACTGGGTTTCGACGGCAAGTGGGTCCTGCATCCCACCCAGATCGAGGCCGCGAACGAGATCTTCAGCCCGCGCCAGGCCGATTACGACCGCGCCGAGGAGATTCTCGACGCCTACGCGTACCACACCTCGGCCGAGGGCGGCGCCCGCGGCGCGGTCATGCTGGGCGACGAGATGATCGATGAGGCCAGCGCGAAGATGGCCCAGGTGGTGGCGGAGAAGGGCCGCGCCGCCGGCATGGCCCGCACCACCACGTTCCGACCCGGCCGATAACCGGGACCTGCCGGCGCCCGGCCGTCACTGCCGCAACCGCGTGGCGCCCTCGCCGGTGATCCGGTCGAGGGCGGCGGACCGCCCGCTGATCAGCAGCAGTAGCGCGGCCGAGGGGCCTTCGACCGCGAGACCGGTACCCGCCGACCATGGGGAATCGGTTGCGGTCAATCGGTATCCGGCGAACCGCCTGCGGGCATGGAAGGGCGCGCCCGTCTCCCAGATCCGCCGCAGTGCCGATACCGCTGCCGCGGTGGGCATCTCCCGTGTGATGCCCAGCGGGATCGCGATGTCCTGGCCGTGCAGGAGCAGATCCATCAGGCGATCGGCCGGGGTGGTCCCGAACGGGACGGCACGCGATCCGACGCTGTCGCGGAACTCGGCGAGCAGTGCCGGGGTCGAGCGGGCGTCGGCGTAGCGGATCGCGGAGTCGCGGATCGCGCGATCGAGGTTGCCGCGCGCCCGAATCAGCCCCATCGCGATCGCCGGCACATCCAGTCGGGTGGCCTGGATCAGATGGGCGGCGACATCGCGCACGCGCCAGCCGTCGCACAGTGAGGGGTGATCCCAGCCGGATGCGGCGAGCGAGCCCAGCAGATCCGCGAGTCCGGCTCGTTCCACGACGATCGCCTGCCAGATCTGTTCGAGGTCCATCGGTGCGGTCATGTTCGTACTCCTCACTGGGGATGCGGATTCCCGTACCGTAGGAATTCCAGTCGGGTGGAGGTGCAAGCGAACGTGACCGAGGCCACACCTCGCGACGAGTTGATCGGCATCGGCGCGCTGTCCCGGTCGACCGGGGTTCCCGTTCGCACGCTGCGGTTCTACTGCGACGAGGGGGTCCTCGACACCGTGCGCAGCGCCACCGGTCATCGGCTGTTCGATCCGGCGACCGCCGCGGAGCAGGTGGCGTTCGTGCGGCGGCTGCGGGGCCTGGGACTCGGTTTGGCCGCGATCGTCGAGGTCCTGCGCGGGGCCGTATCGATCGGCGATGCCGTTGCCGCCGAACGCCGCTCGCTCGACAACGAATTGACGGCACTGCGCTGGCGCCGCGCCGCACTCGTCGCGGTCGAGACCGCCGCACCGGAACTACGCGCCGCGCGCCTCGAACGCCTGGCCGCAGTGCTGGACGGACCGCATGCCCGCGACGGTCTCGTCGCGATATGGCGGCGTCTGCTGGCTCCCATGCCGGCCACCGAATTCGACGGGTTCGTCGAGATGAACGTCCCCGCGCCACCCGCCGATCCCACCGCGGCGCAGGTTCTCGCCTACGCCGACCTCGTCTGCGCCGCAGCCGATCCCGGCTGGTTCGCGGCGGTCTCGCGCCAGCTGTGGGGTGGCGACCGGCGGGCCGTCGTCCACCCGCGCGAACTGCTGGCGGGGGTCGCCGAGGCATGCGCGGCCGTGGGCGTGTCGGCGACGGCGGAGGTCGAGCCGCGCCCCGGTGCGGAACTCGACCGCTTCGTGGCCGCCCATGCCGCCGCCCGTGAGGTTCGCGACACACCGCGATTCCGGAGGCGACTCCGCGGCGCCCTCGGTGACACCGATCCGCGGATCCACCGATATTGGGCTCGCACCGGTGACATGCTGGGCACCACGACCGCCGGGGCCGCGCAGCACTGGCTGTCGCGGGCGCTGGACCGAGATGTCCGTTTCTCGCCCGCGCCGGTAAAATCGGACACGCGGGCGGGGCGCTGAACCGCCGCATCCGGCCGCGACGGCGATATCGACCTAGGATGCGAGAGTTATGACCAATCCGTTGGGTAGTACGAATCGCAATCGGCCCGGCCTGCCGACGCCGCCGTCGGGGTGGCCGGTGGCCTCGTATCCGACCTATGCGGAGGCGCAGCGGGCGGTCGACTATCTGGCCGACAATCAGTTCCCGGTGGAGAACATGACCATCGTGGGTGTCGACCTCATGCAGGTCGAACGCGTGCTCGGCCGTCTCACCTGGGGCAAAGTCATTGGCGGCGGCATGGTTTCGGGCGCTTGGCTGGGTTTGTTCCTGGGTCTGCTGCTGAGCCTGTTCACCACCGGCGGGGTGATCGGACCGCTGGTGGTCGGCTTGATCGGCGGCATCATCTTCGGGCTCATCTCGGCGGTCATCCCGTACGCGGCCACCCGCGGCACCCGCGATTTCGCCTCGACCATGCAGTTGGTCGCCGGGCGCTACGACGTGCTGTGCGATCCGAAGGTGGCCGAGCAGGCGCGTGACATGCTGGCTCGCCTGGCCCTGTAGCGCTCTGGCACGGTAGGGCTATGGAACTCGATCAGGTGCGGGCCGCGGTCCTGACGCATTTCGGCATCCCGCGCGCCGAGTCGGGCTGGGACGCCACCCGCTTCGATTCGGCATCGGTGACCTTCCTGGGACTCGAGCCGATCGAAATCCTGCGTATCCCCGACGGCGAGTTCGTGCACTACGTCACCCTCGGCGGCTCCCGGCATCCGATGACCGATCCCGCCGCGGCGCTGGCCGATCCGCTGCGCGGCCCGCGCGCGGAGCTCGTCTTGACCGTGCGCGGCGGGGCGGGGGTGCAGGCCGGATTACCGCGCGGGCTCGGTGTGCTGATCGCCGCGCCGGCGGTGGAAGGTGTTGTGTTGCAGACCGACGCCCTCCTCGATCTCGGAGAGCCGTTGTGGCGCAACGCGCCGTTCACGGCCGCGCTGCTGGGCACGGCCGATATCGCCGAGGTGCCGCTGCCCGAACCCGCCGAGCCGGTGCGATTCCTGTCCGTCGCGCCGATCACCGCGACCGAGGCCGCCTGGGTGCGGGTGCGGGGTGCGGGGGCATTGCGGGAAGCGTGGGCGGAGGCGGGCATCGATGTGCGGGATCCGGATCGATCCGTGGCGAATCTGTAACCGTCACAACCATTTGTTGCGTCGCAGCGCCACGAACAGCGCACCGCAGATCACCAGAATGATGAGCCATATCAGCCCGTAACCGTAGGTCCACCCCAGCTCCGGCATGTGCTCGAAATTCATCCCGTAGATTCCGGCGATCATGGTCGGCACCGCCGCCATCGCGGCCCAGGCGGAGATCTTGCGCATATCGGTGTTCTGCTGGACGCTCACCTTCGCCAGCGCCGCGTTGATCAGGGCGCTGAGCGCTTCGTCGAAATCACTGATCCGCTCCGCGACGGCGGTGTGGTGATCGGCGACATCGCGCAGATATCGGCGGATCTCCTTCGGCATCGGCAATTCCGTACTGCGACTGAGCAATTGCAGCGGCAGCGCGAGCGGATTGACCGCCCGTCGCAATTCGACGACCTCGCGCTTGAGCTGATAGATCGCCTCGATGGTGAGGCGGCTGCGCGGCGTGAAGACCTCTTCCTCCATGGCCTCCACATCGTCTTCCACCGACTGGGTGACCAGCAGGTACGAGTCGACCACATGGTCGGCGACGGCGTGCAGTACCGCGCCGGGCCCCAGCGCCAGCCGATCGGGATGCTGTTCCATCTGGTCGCGGACCACGGCCAGCGCGGTGTGCTCGCCGTGCCGGACCGTCACGACGAAATCCGGGCCCACGAAGATCATGATCTCGCCCGTCTGCACGATCTCGCTGACCGAATTCGGATCGTGCTCGAGGTATTTCACCGTGCGCAGCACCAGGAACATCGTGTCGTCGTAGCGCTCGAGCTTGGGCCGCTGATGCGCGTGCACGGCATCTTCGACCGCCAGTTCGTGCAGTCCGAAAATCTGTGCCACCTCGGCCATCTGATCCGCATCGGGTGCGTGGATACCCACCCAGACGAAGCCCTTGTTCTGCTTGCGTACCTGCGCCAGCCCGTCCGCCGGGGTGACATGTCCGGGTTGACGCCGCCCGTCGACGTAGACCCCGCAATCGACGATGGCGCGGGCGGTGGGCACCGGAATGCGGGGGACGCGCGGGTTACGCCGCGTCCTCCCGGAGCCACGGAACTGTGGAAACGGAGGTATCGAGGGCACGATGCCGGATGCTAGCGGCTGAGATCGGTGCCCCGCAGGAGATGGTGCGCCGCACCACGGCCGCGCCGCCGCGCCCCGACCGCGTGCCGCACGACCGCGGTTGGGCAAGATGGAGCGCGTGCGCATCGACCTCCACACCCATTCGACCGCGTCGGACGGCACCGAAACCCCCGCCGAGTTGATGCGTGCCGCCGCCGCGGCCGGACTGGATGTCGTCGCGATCACCGATCACGACACCACGGCGGGGTGGGCGGCGGCCGTCGACGCGCTCCCGAGCGGATTACGGCTGGTGCGCGGCATGGAGATGTCGTGTGTGGGGATGGGCGAGGACGGCTGGCCGGTACCGGTGCATCTGCTCGCGTACCTCTTCGATCCCGACGACGGCGCTTTCGCCGCGGAGCGTGAGCGGCTGCGCGGTGAGCGCGTGGCCCGGGTGCGGGCGATGGCGCAGCGGATGGCCGACGACGGATTGCCGATCGATCCGGACGCGGTCGTCGCGGCGGCCGGTCCCGCGGCCGGACGGCCGCATCTGGCGCGGGCACTGGTCGATGCCGGTGTGGTGCCGACGGTCGGCGCGGCATTCACCGATCTGCTGGCCCCGCGGGGCCGCTACTACGCGGAGAAGGCCGATACGCCGCTGCGGCAGGCCGTGGAGATGGTCGCGGCGGCCGGCGGGGTGACGGTGGTCGCCCACGCCCGGGCGCGCACCCGGGGCCGGCTGCTGGCGCTCGACGATATTCGCGAGCTGGCCGGGCACGGTCTGGGCGGACTCGAGATCGACCACCCCGACCACAACGACGCCGATCGCGCGGTACTGCGGGAGCTGGCACGCGAGCTGAATCTGATCACCACCGGTTCCTCGGACTACCACGGTGCCGACAAGCCGGTGCGACTCGGCGAATGCCGTACCGATCCGGCGCAATTCGACCGGCTGGTGGAGAAGGCCAGTGGCGTCGCGGTGATCGCCTCGTGAGGGTGCTGCGGGCGTTGAGCGGAACTGTCGCCGCCGGACTGGTGGTGCTGGCGCTGGTGGTCGTCGGGGCGGCGATCGCGGCGTCACAGCGCGGTTTTCCGGGCCCGGGCGCGACCAGTGTGGGTTGGCATATCGCACTGGCGGTGCTCGCCCTCGGCGCACAGATTTTTTCCGACAGACGTCGGGGAATTCCGGCATTTTTCGGATCGGTGGTCGTCTTTGTGGCGGCAGGTTACCTATTGGTTACGCAATGGTGGAATTGAGCTCCGCGTAACGGTTGCGGTCGGATGAATTGTGGCCGAATATTTTTCTCTGTGAGCGTCCGTAACCGGTCCACAATTCGCGGGGGCGCCCGGTGAACGATGCCGCGCACCCGCCAGCGGGGGATGAGACGACCGCCGATGTCCTGGTGGTCGGTGGCGGGCCCGCCGGTATGTGGTCCGCGTTGACCGCCGTCGCGGCCGGTGCGCGCGTGATTCTCGTCGACAAGGCCCGCTGTGGCCGCAGCGGGCCGTCCGCGAACGGCACCGTCGCGCTGTGGGATATCCCACCCGGACCGGGCCGCGACGAAGTGGTGGCGCACAGCTTCTCGCACGGCGGTGGTCTGGGCGATCCGGAGTGGCTGGATCGGGTACTGGGCGAAACCCATCACCGCATCGATCCGTTGCTGCGCTGGGGTTACCGGCAGGCCGGCGACGCGCTCGGGCCGTCGACCCGGGTCCGGCTGGACGGTCGCCGATATCTGGGTGCGCTGCGGCGTGGCCTGCTGCGGGCCGGGGTGCGGGTGCTCGATCATCATCAGGCGCTGTATCTGCTGGTCGACAGCGACGGCGTGGTGTGCGGGGCAGGTGGTGCGCAGGTGCGCGACAGCTTCCGGAGCTGGACCGTGCGCGCGGGCGGGGTCGTGCTCGCGACCGGTGGCTGCGCATTCCTGTCGGGCGGCGCCGGCACCGACGGCGCCACCGGCGAGGGCCTGCTCATGGCGGCGGAGGCCGGTGGTGAGCTATCGGGGATGGAATTCTCCGGGGCCTACAGCCTGGCGTCGGCGGCCGATCCGCGGGATGTGCGATTCGGCGCGCTGTTCGACGAATCCGGGGCGCTGCTGGAAGGGGACGAGTTCACCGTGCGCTCGGCCGCACTGACGGCATTGGCGCAGGGGCGGCGGATCTATGCCGATCCGATGCGCGGATCGGCGGTGCGGCTGGGTCCGAGGGCGGTGGTTCCGGCCGGCACCACGGCTGTGCCGGGTATCCCGGATCATCGAGCGGATCCGTCCGGCCGGGTGCGGCTGCGCGCGGTCCTGGAGGGTACGGTGCGCGGTTCGGGTGGGCTTCGCCTCGTTGGATTCGATTGTGCGACAACAGTTCCCGGGCTCTACGCGGCCGGCGACATCGCGACCAGGGAACCGGTCACGGGCGCGGTCGGCGGCTTCGGCGGACACGGCGGCGGCTGGGCGATCTCGTCGGGGATGTGGGCCGGATCGGGAGCGGAGCGCTTCGCTCGTCAGCGCGGCCGAGTGGGCCGGGCCCGGCCGCTTCCGGGCGCCGGACTGAATCCGCGCTCCGGAATCGACGCACGCGCGGTGGTCGGGCTGGTGCAGGAACATACGCTGCCGATGCGCCGCAGCTATTGGCGCAGCGCGGGCAGTCTGCGCGACAGCATCGCCGAACTGGATGCGATCTGGCCGGTCACCGAGTGCGAGCTCGGCGGCATCGGCGCCGATCGGGTGCGGGCGCGGCAGGCCGCCGCCCTGCTGGCGGTGGCCCGCTGGACGAAATACAGCGCGCTGGCGCGAACCGAGACCCGTGGGGTGCACCGGCGCACCGACCATCCCGGCGCGACCCAGGACTGGTGTCGGCGGTTGCTCACCGGCGGGGTGAGCCAGGTCTGGGTGCGACCGGCCTGACCAGCGGCGAGCGCGATCTCACAGCCGCGGGGGCGGCCTCGGCCGGACTGTTCACCGCCACTGGATCGCGCGGGCGAGTTTCCCCTTACGCGCAGGTAATTCGGACGCCCTACCCTCGGGAGATGGCAGCGCGCATCCGGTCCCCAGCAGGCTCCGAACAGAGGGATTTGGCAACTATCCGTCCCTACTGGCAGAATGTTGCGGATCCCCGGCCGACGCCACCGCCCGGTCCGGGACGGTTGGTGAGCTTCGGGTCGTGACGCACGGCTCCGATCCGCGGATCACCCCGCAGCCTTGCCCGGACCACCCGTCCGGTTCTCGCTCGACGGATTGTGCACGAGCCCTACAAAGAATGTGAACGTGTTCGCCTGTTGCAGCGGATGGTTCGCCGTCACGATGCGCAGCCGACTCGTTGTCGTTGTACTCGGGACGGCTCGCCGCGCGATGTAATTACCGGACGTATTGCGCGGCCCGTGAACGCCTGGTCGGCGCACGTCGTTCGAATAGTGAATACCTTTTATACGCATACCCGGCGGTAACCGTGAGCCGGTTCAGCCCGGACCGAGCAGGAGTGAAATCGTGTCATCTGTGACTGACGCACCGAATGCCACTACAGCGAGCCGTGAAACCGATACGACCGACCTTTCCGCTATCACTCACGAGGAAATTTTCGCCGGCCATCTCGGTGGCAAGCTTTCGGTGGAATTGTCCGCGCCGCTGGAGACCCAGCGTGATCTGTCGATCGCCTACACCCCCGGCGTCGCGCAGGTGAGCCGCGCGATCCACAAGGACGAGGCGCTCGCCAAGCGGTACACCTGGACCGACCGGCTGGTGGTCGTGGTCAGCGACGGCACCGCGGTGCTCGGCCTCGGCGATATCGGACCGCGCGCCTCGCTGCCGGTGATGGAGGGCAAGGCCGCGCTGTTCAAGAAGTTCGCCGGCCTGGATTCGATTCCGATCGTGCTCGACACCAAGGATGTCGACGAGATCGTGGAGACCCTGGTCCGCCTGCGCCCGAGCTTCGGTGCGGTGAACCTCGAGGACATCTCCGCCCCGCGCTGCTTCGAGATCGAGAAGCGGGTCGTCGAGGCGCTGGACTGCCCGGTCATGCACGACGATCAGCACGGCACCGCGATCGTGGTGCTCGCCGCGCTCAACGGCGCGGCCAAGGTGCAGGGCCGGGACACCGCCGATCTGAAGGTCGTCGTGTCCGGCGCCGGTGCCGCCGGTGTGGCGTGCACGAACATCCTGCTGGCCGCGGGAGTCTCCGATGTGGTGGTGCTCGACTCCAAGGGCATCGTCAGCCGGGATCGCGGTGACCTGAACGAGGTCAAGGCGGATCTGGCCCAGCGCACCAACCCGCGCGGGATCACCGGTGGCGCCGCCGAGGCGCTGTCGGGGGCCGATGTGTTCCTGGGCCTGTCGGCCGGCACCATCGCCGAGGACCTGATCGCGTCGATGGCACCCGAGTCGATCGTGTTCGCGATGTCGAACCCGGACCCGGAGATCCACCCCGAGGTGGCGCACCGCTACGCCGCGATCGTGGCCACCGGCCGCAGCGATTTCCCGAACCAGATCAACAACGTGCTCGCCTTCCCAGGCGTGTTCAAGGGCGCGCTGGATGCCGGTGCGCGCCGGATCACCGAGGGGATGAAGGTCGCGGCCGCCAACGCCATCTTCGGAGTGGTCGCCGACGAGCTCGCGCCCGACAAGATCATCCCGAGCCCGCTGGACCCGCGTGTCGCCCCGGCCGTCGCCGAGGCCGTGGCCGCGGCCGCCCGGGCCGAAGGCGTTGCCTGACAGCGACTTCACACTCCTGCGCCGAGGGCGCCCCGTTCATCGGAACGGGGCGCCCTCGGCATATCCGGTGGATCACCTCGTGTGGCAGGACATGCGGTAGTCGATCATCGGCTGGCGCACCGAGCGGAAATCCTTCAGCTCCTGCTGGTGGCCCTGCCGGTAGGCCTGCATTTCGGCCTTGCGCTGATCCTTCGGCATCCCTTTGACCTTGGCCAGCTCGGCGGCCAGATCCGGATGCGCCGCGAGGTACGACGCGACCTGCGGAGCGGTCTGGGCCTGCACCTGGGCGCGTGCCTGCGGATTGCACTGCGGCGCATCGGCCGAGGCGACGCCTGGGACGGCGAGGGCCAGGGCGGCGATGCCGGCGGTGCCGGCCAGCAGGGCGGCGACGGTTCGCTTCATACCGGTAACTCCATTCGTGACGGGACGTTGTCGAATGCCGAATCTGCGCCGCGAATCTGATAGGAGCCTGAAGACACCGAGTGGCGGCGGGTGATCTTCAGCCGATCCTCAGGTGGGACCGACGTGCCGCACAATGGTCGCCGATATCGGGCCCGTCGGCACGACCAGTTCGAACACCGCCCCCGAGTGACCCGGCGGCGGCGCAACGCAGCGCAGCTCGCCGCCATGGGCGCGGGCGATGCCGCGGGCGATCGCCAGACCCATACCGGCGCCGTCGCGGCGGCGGTCGCGGCCCGCGTCCAGCCGCACCAGGCGGTCGAAGATGCGGTCGCGGTCGGGGGCGGGGACTCCCGGGCCGGTATCGCTGACGCGGATCTCGGCGCGGGGCGCGCCGGTGACGTCGACGCCCTCGCCGACCGCGATGCCGATCGTCGCCCCGCCGGTCACCGCGGCGCACGCGTTGCTCAGCAGATTCACCAGGATCTGCCCGATCCGCTCCGGGTCGACCTCGGCCGGCACCGGTCGGCCGGTGAGCCGGAATTCGATGTCCGGGTGCAGGATTCGCATCCGATCCAGCTGAGACCGCGCGAGCTCGTAGAGGTCGGCCGGTTCGCGGTGCAGCGTCAGCCCGGCATCGATGCGCGCCATATCGAGCAAATCCTCGACCAGCCGCCCGGCCCGGTGGGCTTCGCGGACCAGTAGCAGGTACATTCGCTCGCGCTGTTCGGGATCGGTATCGGCGGGCTGGTGCAGGACCGCCTCCGCCATCGCCTTGATACCCGCGATGGGCGTGCGCAACTCGTGCGCGGCATCGCCGACGAAGGCGCGCATCTGTTGCTCGGAGGCCCGGGCGCGGGCTTCCGCTCCCTCGAGCGCGTCGAGCATGTCATCGAATGCCGCTGCGGTGCGACCCAATTCGGTATCGGTGCGGGCGGGGGAGAGCCGCCGACCGCGCCCGCCGCGGGCGATATCGCCGGCCAGGCGGGTCATCGAGTCCAGCGGTGCCAGCGCCTGCCGCAAACCGAACCACAGTGCGGCGGTGATCATCACGATCGCGGCCGCGGTGGTTCCGATCAGCACGCGACCCAGCCGGGCTCGCAGTTTCGCCGGGAGCGGGGTGTCGGCCTGCAGGGTGAGCCGGGCCCGCTCGAGCTGCCCGGTTCCGGCGAGGGTCACGGTCCGGGTCCGGACACCGTTGTCGGAGGGGTGTCCGGACGGCAGACTGCCGTAGACGCTGCCGTCGGCCAGGACCAGCCGGGCGCGCACCGAGCGGTTGTCCACGCGCATGATCAGCTCGGCGGGCGAGGTGTCCTGTACGGCGAGCCGGCGTGCCAGCTGGGCGCGATCGGTCAGGACGGTATCGGCGCTGCGCGCCACCACGACACCGAACAGGCTGTGTACGGCCAGCGCCACCGCGATCAACGCCAGTCCGGACACCGCGACGGCGGTGAGAACCACCCGGCGGCGCAGCGAGACGGTCGGTAGTCGCCGTGGTCGCGGGGTGTGGTCCGGGCCGTCGGTCGTCACGGCCGGCTCGCTCGCAGCGCGTAGCCCAGACCGCGCACGGTGTGCAGCAGGCGGGGCCCGTGCTCCTCCAGTTTGCGTCGCACCGCGCTGACGTACACCTCGACCAGATTCGGGTCGTAGTCCTCGTAACCCCATACGGCGGTGAGGATCTGGGTCTTGGTGACCACTCGATCGCGATGTGCGGCCAGATAGCTGAGCAGTTTGAACTCCGTCGCGGTCAGGGTGATCGGCGCACTGCCGCGCCGCACGGTGCCGGAGTCGGTCTCGACGACGAGATCGGCGATCGTGATGCGGTCGTGCAGCCGGCCCATCCGGCGCAGCAGCGCCTCGATGCGGGCCACCAGCTCGGCCAGATCGAAGGGTTTCACCACGTAATCGTCGGAGCCGGAACGCAAGCCGCGAACCCGGTCCGCCACCCCGTCGCGGGCGGTCACCATGACCACGCCCGCCCCGCTGCGCGCCCGCACCACCTCGAGCAGTCCGAAGCCGTCGCGGCCGGGCAGCATCACATCGAGCACTACGACATCGGGGCGGAACTGTTCCAGGTCGGCCTCGAGTCGTTCGCCGTGCTCGCGCGCCAGCACCTCGTGCCCGGCGGTGTGCACGGCCGCCGCGATCGCCGTGCGAATGGCGTCGGCGTCTTCGATCAGGAGGATGCGTCCGGGCTGCACCCGCACATTATTCGCCGCCCCGGCTGAGACCTGGCTGAAAGCCGCTCGAGAGTCTGCTTCGCGCTCGCTTCGCACGCCGGAATCTGTCGGTGGTCAGCGGTAGAGTCATATCGACTCGAACATCCGAAAGGTGTGGTGCACTTGGGAATTCGACGATTCATCGAACGGATGTCGAGGCGTCGTCATCGGGGTGACAACCCTCCGGAGGTCGGCAAGCGGGCCCGGCAGGTGGCTCGTGAGGTCGCGTCACTGCGGCGCGCGAACGAGCGATCGCGACCGCGGGAGGGCAATCCGTACGGGGAGGC
The genomic region above belongs to Nocardia spumae and contains:
- a CDS encoding sensor histidine kinase produces the protein MTTDGPDHTPRPRRLPTVSLRRRVVLTAVAVSGLALIAVALAVHSLFGVVVARSADTVLTDRAQLARRLAVQDTSPAELIMRVDNRSVRARLVLADGSVYGSLPSGHPSDNGVRTRTVTLAGTGQLERARLTLQADTPLPAKLRARLGRVLIGTTAAAIVMITAALWFGLRQALAPLDSMTRLAGDIARGGRGRRLSPARTDTELGRTAAAFDDMLDALEGAEARARASEQQMRAFVGDAAHELRTPIAGIKAMAEAVLHQPADTDPEQRERMYLLLVREAHRAGRLVEDLLDMARIDAGLTLHREPADLYELARSQLDRMRILHPDIEFRLTGRPVPAEVDPERIGQILVNLLSNACAAVTGGATIGIAVGEGVDVTGAPRAEIRVSDTGPGVPAPDRDRIFDRLVRLDAGRDRRRDGAGMGLAIARGIARAHGGELRCVAPPPGHSGAVFELVVPTGPISATIVRHVGPT
- a CDS encoding response regulator transcription factor — its product is MQPGRILLIEDADAIRTAIAAAVHTAGHEVLAREHGERLEADLEQFRPDVVVLDVMLPGRDGFGLLEVVRARSGAGVVMVTARDGVADRVRGLRSGSDDYVVKPFDLAELVARIEALLRRMGRLHDRITIADLVVETDSGTVRRGSAPITLTATEFKLLSYLAAHRDRVVTKTQILTAVWGYEDYDPNLVEVYVSAVRRKLEEHGPRLLHTVRGLGYALRASRP